In one Thermosipho ferrireducens genomic region, the following are encoded:
- a CDS encoding phosphodiester glycosidase family protein: MKKIIVIFLSFSLISILFSTTILINGQAFQTTTEWLPSKLINTLGFRYVLNEKVYMVYKNDLFIGKEGTFTLNFEQKFENAFKIENDKLYINVLFLKNYFGLYEYRLENGTKIFYDHLPELKNIQFKDNTLNLVFSKEITKEIVNVEIIDRDLYINIEPCIGNPTVNGNVSVQKQAKGFLISITNNRLKPIPIITIQKNVMRITLNFTEEESKKIKEGILWERKIETFNNNKYLVNYLHIDPKKVEITPIISSKGIGTRDDLRNILKDNNCIAGINGNYFDPATNLPIDLVIINGKILSDKFSLRPVFIITYSNDVFIKRITLELNVYIGDLLFLVKGVNTTAKGEVLVYTSEFSLKIPLSEDKIYYVVKNGKIISENYVEKVPENSVVISIDKKYEKYLTNIKIGTKVDFVSNTDFPLPIKHAIGGGPLLIENGKEIIDSEEEKMRYGNGLALSKTSRTILAITKDGKVDFIVIEGYNNKSGMDYDIATKFLLEKGYYSAMMLDGGGSSAMVINNEVVNQDGEIQRGIPVGLGVK; this comes from the coding sequence TTGAAAAAAATTATAGTAATTTTTTTGAGTTTTTCTTTAATATCCATATTATTCTCAACTACCATATTGATCAACGGCCAGGCTTTCCAAACAACCACTGAATGGCTGCCAAGTAAATTAATAAATACACTCGGTTTTCGTTATGTACTTAACGAAAAGGTATACATGGTATATAAAAACGATCTGTTTATCGGCAAAGAAGGTACTTTTACTTTGAACTTTGAACAAAAATTCGAAAATGCATTTAAAATAGAAAATGACAAACTTTATATAAATGTACTTTTTTTAAAAAATTATTTTGGATTATACGAATATAGGCTCGAAAATGGTACAAAAATCTTTTACGATCATCTCCCGGAGCTTAAAAATATTCAGTTTAAAGACAACACTTTAAATCTGGTTTTTAGCAAAGAAATTACAAAAGAAATAGTCAATGTCGAAATAATTGACAGAGATCTGTATATAAATATAGAACCTTGTATAGGGAACCCTACTGTCAATGGTAATGTAAGTGTTCAAAAACAAGCCAAAGGATTTCTCATATCCATTACAAATAATAGGTTAAAGCCTATTCCAATAATAACTATCCAAAAAAATGTTATGAGAATTACTTTAAATTTTACCGAAGAAGAGTCAAAAAAAATTAAAGAAGGCATTCTATGGGAAAGAAAAATCGAGACGTTTAATAACAATAAATACCTTGTTAACTACCTTCACATCGATCCAAAAAAGGTTGAAATAACACCAATAATAAGCTCAAAAGGAATAGGCACACGCGACGATTTGCGAAATATATTAAAAGATAACAACTGCATTGCCGGTATAAATGGAAACTACTTTGATCCTGCAACAAATCTTCCTATAGATCTGGTAATAATTAATGGGAAAATACTTTCGGACAAATTCAGCTTAAGACCTGTTTTTATTATCACCTACTCTAACGATGTTTTCATAAAAAGGATTACCTTAGAGTTAAATGTTTATATAGGAGATCTACTTTTCCTGGTAAAAGGAGTTAACACCACAGCAAAAGGAGAAGTATTAGTGTATACCAGTGAGTTTTCATTGAAAATTCCATTATCTGAAGATAAAATATATTACGTTGTCAAAAATGGAAAAATTATTTCAGAAAATTATGTGGAAAAAGTTCCAGAAAATTCAGTAGTAATTTCTATAGATAAAAAGTATGAAAAATATTTAACCAATATAAAAATCGGTACGAAAGTTGATTTTGTGAGCAACACAGATTTTCCACTTCCTATAAAACACGCTATAGGCGGAGGTCCCCTATTAATTGAAAATGGCAAAGAGATAATTGATAGCGAAGAAGAAAAGATGAGATACGGAAATGGCCTTGCACTATCAAAAACATCACGAACTATATTGGCAATCACAAAAGATGGAAAAGTCGATTTTATAGTAATAGAAGGGTACAACAATAAATCTGGAATGGATTATGATATTGCTACAAAATTTTTGCTTGAAAAAGGTTACTATTCTGCTATGATGTTAGATGGTGGCGGTTCAAGTGCTATGGTAATAAACAACGAGGTTGTTAATCAGGATGGTGAAATTCAGCGGGGAATACCTGTGGGGCTTGGTGTGAAATAG
- a CDS encoding thymidine phosphorylase, whose translation MRAYDIILKKRNGNALSKEEMEYMVLGFVKGEIPDYQMSAFLMAVYFQHMNKEERAMFTEIMAHSGDMIDLSPIKGKKVDKHSTGGVGDKTTLVVAPIVASLGVPVAKMSGRALGHTGGTIDKLESIPGFQTSLSLERFFENVNKYGIAVVGQTANLAPADKKIYALRDATATVDEISLIASSIMSKKLAGGADAFVLDVKVGSGAFMKDLKSAKELAEAMVGIAKSHNKEAVAVLTNMNQPLGRFVGNSLEVLEAIYTLKGKGEEDFVELCITLAAWMCYLAEKGSFEKCLEMAKDSLISGKALEKFRDFVTAQEGEGEVIERPEEILPISGKIVEFKAKQEGYISTIDTEKVGIACNYLGAGRSKKEDKIDHSVGIEILKKIGDPVHKDDIIAKLYISEKSDLETSLKLLNDAYTITNHPGEKWNTILEVVK comes from the coding sequence ATGAGAGCGTATGACATTATACTTAAAAAAAGAAATGGAAATGCTCTTTCAAAAGAAGAAATGGAATACATGGTTTTAGGATTTGTTAAGGGCGAGATCCCTGATTACCAGATGTCTGCTTTTTTAATGGCTGTATATTTTCAACATATGAACAAAGAAGAAAGAGCAATGTTTACAGAAATAATGGCGCATTCTGGTGATATGATAGACCTCAGTCCAATAAAAGGTAAAAAAGTCGATAAACATTCAACAGGTGGGGTCGGTGATAAAACGACTCTGGTGGTGGCACCTATAGTTGCTTCATTAGGTGTTCCTGTTGCAAAAATGTCTGGAAGAGCCCTTGGGCATACTGGTGGAACCATAGATAAACTCGAGTCGATTCCTGGCTTTCAAACAAGTTTAAGTCTGGAAAGGTTTTTTGAAAATGTTAACAAATATGGAATAGCAGTTGTTGGTCAGACAGCGAATCTTGCCCCTGCTGATAAAAAAATATACGCATTAAGAGATGCCACAGCAACTGTAGATGAAATATCCCTGATAGCATCAAGTATCATGAGTAAAAAACTTGCTGGAGGAGCAGATGCTTTTGTTCTCGATGTAAAAGTCGGAAGTGGCGCATTTATGAAAGATTTAAAAAGCGCAAAAGAACTTGCAGAAGCTATGGTTGGAATTGCAAAGTCTCACAACAAAGAGGCAGTTGCTGTTTTAACTAACATGAACCAGCCTCTTGGAAGATTTGTGGGCAATTCATTAGAAGTTCTGGAAGCTATTTACACTTTAAAAGGAAAGGGCGAAGAAGATTTTGTGGAATTGTGCATCACGTTAGCTGCATGGATGTGCTATCTTGCTGAAAAGGGTTCGTTTGAGAAGTGTCTGGAAATGGCAAAAGATTCTTTAATTAGTGGAAAAGCGTTAGAAAAGTTTAGAGATTTTGTGACAGCTCAGGAAGGAGAAGGTGAAGTTATAGAAAGACCTGAAGAAATTCTTCCAATTTCCGGTAAGATTGTCGAATTCAAGGCAAAACAAGAAGGTTATATATCAACTATAGACACTGAAAAAGTAGGAATCGCCTGTAACTATTTAGGAGCGGGAAGAAGCAAGAAAGAAGATAAAATAGATCACAGTGTTGGAATAGAAATATTGAAAAAAATAGGAGATCCTGTGCATAAGGATGATATTATTGCAAAACTATACATAAGTGAAAAAAGTGATCTTGAAACTTCTTTAAAACTTTTAAACGATGCTTACACTATAACCAATCATCCAGGAGAAAAATGGAATACTATATTAGAAGTTGTAAAATAA
- a CDS encoding sensor histidine kinase: MKLYFWLIFLGTISFTLFTFYRKALKELKEYKNSFRKVAEVIGEDVDSPHLYIAEKVKKRIKELEEKNYELDISRRNQLTILNNIIDPIIIAKSDGTITFANIAGRDITRPGVEGRKIYEVFEEYFVNQMFDEAVKTKQLQSGEITLYVDGEKRYYVVKIVPVQLEGNNDRYIIVLYDITKERTLEKIRHEFISNVSHELRTPLTSIHGYAEALIDDDLSNKKLVKRFLRIIESEAARMTRLINDLLDLEKLESGETSFEFEKLNFADVLEHVRHIIEPLAEDYGVEVEFEYPDELDLVGDHDRLIQMILNLVDNAVKYTSLKEKGEKKVTVRSYNDNGNVIFIVKDTGVGIPEEAQKRLFERFYRVDKARSRKMGGTGLGLSIVKTIVERHNGTIEFSSKPGVGTMFKVILPKDYVKQEDVKNESV, translated from the coding sequence ATGAAGCTGTATTTCTGGCTAATTTTTCTTGGAACAATTTCTTTTACACTCTTTACATTTTATCGAAAAGCGCTTAAAGAATTAAAAGAGTACAAAAATAGTTTTAGAAAAGTGGCAGAGGTAATTGGGGAGGATGTAGATTCTCCCCACCTTTATATTGCTGAAAAAGTAAAGAAAAGAATCAAGGAACTCGAAGAAAAAAATTATGAACTCGACATTTCAAGAAGAAATCAATTAACAATTCTTAACAATATAATTGATCCTATTATAATAGCCAAAAGTGATGGTACAATAACATTTGCAAACATAGCTGGAAGAGATATCACAAGACCTGGAGTAGAAGGAAGGAAAATCTACGAGGTTTTCGAAGAGTATTTTGTTAATCAAATGTTTGATGAAGCTGTCAAGACCAAGCAATTACAATCGGGTGAAATTACACTTTATGTTGATGGTGAAAAAAGATATTACGTTGTTAAAATTGTTCCTGTTCAACTTGAAGGGAACAACGATAGATACATTATAGTGCTGTATGATATTACAAAAGAACGTACCCTCGAAAAGATAAGGCACGAATTTATTTCCAATGTATCACATGAACTGAGAACACCTCTTACCTCTATACACGGTTATGCAGAGGCTTTAATTGATGATGATTTAAGTAATAAAAAACTTGTTAAAAGGTTTTTGAGAATAATTGAATCAGAAGCAGCACGAATGACTCGACTGATAAACGATCTTCTTGATCTGGAAAAACTTGAATCTGGAGAAACGAGCTTTGAATTTGAAAAATTGAATTTTGCTGATGTTCTCGAGCATGTAAGACATATTATAGAACCATTGGCTGAAGATTACGGAGTAGAAGTGGAATTCGAATATCCTGACGAGTTGGATTTAGTAGGTGATCATGATAGACTTATACAGATGATATTAAATCTTGTGGATAACGCTGTTAAATATACTTCTTTGAAAGAAAAAGGAGAAAAGAAAGTAACAGTGCGTAGTTATAACGACAATGGAAACGTCATCTTCATAGTAAAAGACACAGGTGTGGGTATTCCAGAAGAAGCTCAAAAAAGACTTTTTGAAAGATTTTATAGAGTTGATAAGGCAAGAAGCAGGAAAATGGGCGGAACAGGGCTTGGCCTTTCTATTGTAAAAACTATTGTGGAAAGGCATAATGGAACTATAGAATTTTCAAGTAAACCTGGAGTTGGAACAATGTTCAAAGTAATTTTACCAAAAGATTATGTAAAACAGGAGGATGTAAAAAATGAGAGCGTATGA
- a CDS encoding response regulator transcription factor yields the protein MGKRRIMVIDDQPEILELVSFSLEKEGYEVIPVEDAEKALEELKDKEVDMFLVDIMLPGMDGFDFVRNIRSQEKYKLTPVIFLSAKGEEFDKVLGLELGADDYITKPFSIRELLARIKAVFRRMQMSAQVKEEKPKKITAKDLEIDVDKYEVKIKGKKVNLTPLEFDLLRFLAENEGKVFSRNVLLDKLWGYDYFGDTRTVDVHIRRLRTKIEEDPSNPKYIVTVRGKGYKFRDPGKED from the coding sequence ATGGGAAAGCGAAGAATTATGGTAATTGACGATCAGCCTGAAATTCTTGAGCTTGTAAGTTTTAGTTTAGAAAAAGAAGGCTATGAAGTAATACCAGTTGAAGATGCTGAAAAAGCATTGGAAGAATTGAAAGATAAAGAAGTAGACATGTTTTTGGTTGATATAATGCTTCCAGGGATGGATGGTTTTGACTTTGTTAGAAACATCAGGAGTCAGGAAAAGTACAAATTAACACCTGTAATCTTTTTAAGTGCAAAAGGAGAAGAGTTCGATAAAGTTTTGGGTCTTGAACTTGGCGCAGACGATTATATTACAAAACCGTTCAGTATAAGGGAATTGCTTGCAAGAATCAAAGCTGTGTTTAGAAGAATGCAAATGTCTGCTCAGGTTAAAGAAGAAAAACCGAAAAAGATAACCGCGAAAGATTTAGAAATAGACGTTGACAAATACGAAGTTAAAATCAAAGGTAAAAAGGTAAATTTAACCCCATTAGAATTTGACCTGTTAAGATTTCTTGCAGAAAATGAAGGTAAAGTATTTTCCAGAAATGTTCTTCTCGACAAACTATGGGGATACGATTATTTTGGGGACACACGAACAGTTGATGTTCACATAAGAAGGTTGAGAACAAAAATAGAAGAGGACCCATCAAACCCAAAATACATTGTTACCGTACGTGGAAAGGGGTACAAATTCAGAGACCCTGGAAAGGAAGATTAA
- a CDS encoding sodium-translocating pyrophosphatase, with amino-acid sequence MIYFIPPVLAIFFALLNYSLVVKHSEGTDKMKEISQAIRKGADAFISHEYSVVFKLAVPIAIVIGILTAWYVGVSFLIGAIMSSLAGFIGMKIATRANVRVANKARTTKDISPTLKLAFQGGSVMGLSVGGFALLGLVIVFYLFRHQLEPDQLVIVKNFLGVNFIPFAMTVSGYALGCSIIAMFDRVGGGVYTKAADMAADLVGKTELKLPEDDPRNPATIADNVGDNVGDVAGLGADLLESYVGSILSAIVLASYIYALSGSKFYDTAKKLIYYPLSYTMIGLLASIIGIYYVILKKGTKKPHRDLNVALFTSAALSLLGNLIFTILFFKDVKNLEVFGFKFGALSPYAASVLGVFSGIIIGLLAEYYTSDDFKPTRILSEKSKQGTAIVISGGMALGMRSVFLPSLFLFFAILLADYFSGIYGVAMASVGMLSFVATSVSVDSYGPIADNAGGISEMAELEPQVREITDKLDMVGNTTAAIGKGFAIGSAALAALSLFSSYIFSQASPGQVAADVLGLLKLNMINARTLSGAIVGAALPYMFSGILIESVVKSAAIMVDEIRRQFREIPGILEGKAKPDYERCITISASGALKQMVTPTLIAVTTPLISGFLFGTEFVGGVLVGTTLSGIMLALFSANSGGAWDNAKKHLEQGRLEGLGKGTPEHSALVIGDTVGDPLKDTVGPSLDILIKIMSVVSLIMAPLFMVYHLF; translated from the coding sequence ATGATATATTTTATACCACCAGTTTTAGCTATTTTCTTTGCTTTGTTAAACTATTCTCTTGTGGTGAAACATTCAGAAGGTACCGATAAAATGAAAGAAATTTCACAAGCTATACGTAAAGGTGCTGACGCCTTTATTTCTCATGAGTACTCTGTTGTTTTTAAATTGGCAGTTCCAATTGCTATTGTTATAGGAATACTAACAGCATGGTATGTGGGAGTTTCATTTTTAATAGGGGCAATTATGAGCTCTCTGGCAGGATTTATTGGAATGAAAATAGCAACTCGTGCAAATGTCAGGGTTGCTAATAAAGCACGGACTACGAAAGATATATCTCCCACTCTTAAATTAGCTTTCCAGGGTGGTTCAGTAATGGGACTTTCAGTTGGTGGATTTGCCTTGCTGGGATTAGTTATTGTGTTTTATCTCTTCAGACACCAGTTAGAACCTGATCAGCTTGTAATAGTAAAAAATTTTCTGGGAGTTAATTTCATTCCATTTGCCATGACTGTATCAGGTTATGCTCTTGGATGCTCTATAATTGCCATGTTTGATAGGGTTGGTGGAGGTGTTTATACAAAAGCAGCAGATATGGCAGCTGATCTGGTTGGAAAAACAGAACTCAAGCTTCCAGAAGATGACCCGAGAAATCCTGCCACCATTGCTGATAACGTCGGTGATAATGTAGGTGATGTTGCCGGATTAGGAGCAGATTTATTGGAGAGTTATGTTGGTTCAATTCTTTCAGCGATTGTTCTTGCGTCTTATATTTATGCTCTTTCTGGTTCTAAATTTTACGATACGGCGAAAAAATTAATTTATTATCCACTCAGTTATACAATGATAGGACTTTTAGCGAGCATAATTGGAATTTATTACGTTATTTTGAAAAAGGGTACCAAAAAACCCCACAGGGATCTGAACGTTGCCCTTTTTACTTCAGCTGCTTTAAGTTTATTGGGGAATTTAATTTTTACCATCCTGTTCTTTAAAGATGTGAAAAATCTTGAGGTATTTGGTTTTAAATTTGGAGCACTTTCACCTTATGCGGCTTCTGTCCTTGGTGTATTCTCAGGTATAATAATAGGACTTTTAGCTGAGTATTACACATCTGATGATTTTAAACCTACCAGAATACTTAGTGAAAAATCGAAACAGGGTACAGCAATTGTTATAAGTGGTGGAATGGCCCTGGGCATGAGAAGTGTGTTTTTGCCATCCCTTTTCTTATTCTTTGCAATTTTACTTGCGGACTACTTTTCAGGGATTTACGGAGTGGCCATGGCCTCTGTAGGTATGCTTTCATTTGTTGCGACATCAGTTTCAGTGGATTCGTACGGTCCTATAGCTGATAATGCTGGTGGTATAAGTGAAATGGCCGAGCTTGAGCCTCAGGTCAGAGAAATAACAGATAAACTGGACATGGTCGGGAACACCACCGCAGCCATAGGAAAAGGATTTGCCATAGGTTCAGCCGCACTTGCAGCTTTGTCTTTATTTTCATCGTACATCTTTTCTCAAGCTTCTCCCGGCCAGGTAGCTGCTGATGTTCTTGGTCTTTTGAAATTGAACATGATAAATGCACGAACTCTTTCTGGAGCCATTGTTGGTGCTGCTCTTCCATACATGTTCAGTGGTATACTTATAGAATCTGTAGTGAAATCTGCAGCTATTATGGTGGATGAAATTAGAAGACAGTTTAGGGAAATACCAGGTATTTTAGAGGGAAAAGCAAAACCAGATTATGAAAGGTGTATCACTATAAGCGCATCTGGGGCGTTAAAACAGATGGTTACACCTACGCTTATAGCAGTTACAACACCATTAATTTCCGGATTTTTGTTTGGCACAGAATTTGTTGGTGGTGTGCTTGTTGGAACTACATTAAGTGGAATAATGCTTGCCTTGTTTTCTGCAAATTCTGGTGGAGCATGGGATAATGCTAAAAAGCATCTCGAGCAGGGAAGACTTGAAGGTTTGGGAAAAGGAACACCTGAGCACAGTGCTCTTGTTATAGGGGATACAGTTGGTGATCCTTTGAAAGATACAGTGGGACCAAGTCTTGATATTCTTATAAAAATCATGTCTGTTGTTTCGTTGATAATGGCTCCACTATTTATGGTTTATCATTTGTTCTAA
- a CDS encoding energy-coupling factor transporter transmembrane component T family protein has translation MRFAVGKFVPVDSYVHRLDPRSKILATFILVTMVLLVQNIRGYLIPGFLFILISFLSKVNLILYLRSVKNMWVLITFAFIIQYISTNITMAVYITLRLVFVIIFASVLTYTTSPLLIAKGLSDIMKWFGIKERHREDFSMIMTISMRFIPILFDEADRIIKAQIARGARFDQPGIKHKIKALIVIVIPLLISAIRKAEELSIALQARKYGVGPRTSYYELQWNVKDTIFIIISISGLMFVIFWG, from the coding sequence TTGAGATTTGCTGTAGGTAAATTTGTTCCAGTAGATTCGTATGTACACAGGCTTGATCCAAGGTCTAAAATATTGGCGACTTTTATTCTTGTTACTATGGTTCTTTTAGTACAGAATATACGGGGATATCTTATCCCCGGTTTTTTGTTTATATTAATTTCTTTTCTTTCGAAGGTGAATTTGATACTTTATTTAAGAAGTGTCAAAAATATGTGGGTTCTCATTACTTTTGCATTCATTATTCAATATATTTCTACAAACATTACTATGGCAGTATATATTACATTAAGATTAGTTTTCGTGATTATTTTTGCGTCTGTTTTAACGTATACAACTTCGCCGCTTCTTATTGCGAAAGGGCTTTCTGATATCATGAAATGGTTCGGGATAAAAGAAAGGCATAGGGAAGATTTCAGTATGATAATGACTATTTCCATGCGGTTTATTCCTATTCTTTTCGATGAGGCAGACAGAATAATAAAAGCTCAAATAGCAAGAGGTGCAAGATTTGATCAACCAGGAATAAAACATAAAATTAAAGCACTTATAGTGATAGTGATTCCTCTTCTTATTTCAGCTATTCGAAAAGCAGAGGAGCTTTCAATAGCCCTTCAAGCAAGAAAATATGGGGTAGGTCCAAGGACAAGTTATTATGAACTTCAGTGGAACGTTAAAGATACTATATTTATAATAATATCAATTTCAGGGCTTATGTTTGTAATTTTTTGGGGGTGA
- a CDS encoding 1-phosphofructokinase family hexose kinase, translated as MIFTLTMNPCLDRYIYLDKLVVDDTIRARKVVDYPAGKGIDVSRVIKELGGVSIAVALVGGDTGRKLEEMLDKEGVIYSSIRVNEETRMNVILESKNGQYRISMPGKRISKKKLQTVLEVLNALVRENDIVVVSGSLPKGISPDFYTGIIFALKQWGAKVFFDADGEKLKAGLIASPDVIKPNIHEFSRIAGEKFSIEDKRTLIKEARIFLEKYELSEILLTLGAKGSLLISYDKVYFSPPLKLPVKSAVGAGDSFLAAYVLKIAEGFGRKEAFKWANAAGNAAVMTPGTQLCRKRDVEELLSKIEIYELN; from the coding sequence ATGATCTTTACACTTACAATGAATCCCTGTCTTGATAGATATATATATCTGGATAAACTGGTAGTTGATGATACAATAAGGGCAAGAAAAGTGGTTGATTACCCTGCGGGTAAAGGAATAGATGTTTCACGCGTTATAAAGGAACTTGGAGGTGTTTCCATAGCGGTTGCTTTAGTTGGTGGTGATACTGGTCGCAAGTTAGAAGAAATGCTTGATAAGGAAGGTGTTATATACAGTTCTATTCGAGTAAATGAAGAAACAAGGATGAACGTTATTCTTGAATCAAAAAATGGTCAGTATAGAATCAGCATGCCTGGCAAAAGAATTAGCAAGAAAAAATTACAGACAGTTCTGGAAGTGTTAAATGCTCTTGTTAGAGAAAATGATATTGTTGTTGTTTCAGGCAGTTTACCCAAAGGAATCTCACCTGACTTTTATACAGGTATAATTTTTGCTTTAAAACAGTGGGGAGCGAAAGTTTTCTTTGACGCAGATGGTGAGAAACTCAAAGCAGGGTTAATAGCTTCACCAGATGTGATTAAACCTAATATTCACGAATTTTCAAGAATAGCAGGAGAAAAATTCTCAATAGAAGATAAAAGAACCTTAATAAAAGAGGCGAGAATCTTTTTAGAAAAGTATGAGTTAAGTGAAATATTATTAACCCTTGGAGCAAAAGGTTCATTGCTTATTTCATATGATAAAGTATATTTTTCACCACCGTTAAAATTACCGGTGAAGAGCGCAGTTGGGGCGGGGGACTCGTTTCTTGCTGCGTATGTGTTGAAAATTGCGGAAGGTTTTGGACGTAAAGAAGCGTTCAAATGGGCAAATGCGGCGGGGAATGCTGCTGTCATGACGCCTGGAACACAACTTTGTAGAAAAAGGGATGTTGAAGAATTATTATCAAAAATAGAAATTTATGAGCTGAATTGA
- a CDS encoding alpha/beta fold hydrolase has protein sequence MPVYKGIYYEVYGKGEPVVLTNGIMMSTDSWKWHIEKLSKYFTVIVFDFIDQGKSKKMERSYKIDLQVKVLKELLYFLNMKAYNIVGLSYGGQVALKLVIDFPDIVKKLVLSNVTAKVDNFLLCVGNVWDFACKLNEGEIFYNLALPFIYGKSFYNDNIEFLLQRKELFKEYLTKEWFEGVRRLIKSNEDFNVTSKLKSIKVPTLLICSDEDFITPYQDMLEMSKNIKNSEVVTVHGAGHGLFLEKKELWVNLIKGFLM, from the coding sequence ATGCCTGTTTATAAAGGAATATATTATGAAGTTTATGGGAAAGGTGAACCAGTTGTACTAACGAACGGGATAATGATGAGTACAGATAGCTGGAAATGGCATATTGAAAAATTGTCGAAATACTTTACGGTTATAGTCTTTGATTTTATTGATCAAGGAAAAAGCAAGAAAATGGAAAGGTCATATAAAATAGATTTGCAAGTAAAAGTACTGAAAGAACTTTTATATTTTTTGAATATGAAAGCGTACAACATTGTGGGGTTAAGCTATGGAGGTCAGGTGGCGTTAAAATTGGTTATAGATTTCCCTGATATTGTAAAAAAATTAGTACTTTCTAATGTAACTGCTAAAGTTGATAATTTTTTATTGTGTGTTGGAAATGTATGGGATTTTGCATGTAAGTTGAATGAAGGCGAAATATTTTATAACCTTGCACTTCCTTTTATCTACGGAAAATCATTTTACAATGACAATATTGAATTCTTGCTTCAGAGGAAAGAATTATTCAAAGAATATTTAACAAAAGAGTGGTTTGAAGGTGTTAGACGATTAATTAAATCAAATGAAGATTTTAACGTAACTTCTAAGCTGAAGAGTATTAAAGTTCCAACTTTATTGATTTGTTCTGATGAAGATTTTATTACCCCGTATCAGGATATGCTGGAAATGTCAAAAAATATTAAAAATTCTGAGGTTGTGACAGTTCATGGAGCCGGACATGGCCTTTTCCTGGAGAAAAAAGAATTATGGGTTAATTTAATTAAAGGTTTTTTAATGTGA
- a CDS encoding 3-oxoacyl-ACP synthase: MHIGIIGLGVYVPENYMTYKDISQITGIPENVVRDKMGIVKKPIPSQKDTTSFMGIMAAKEAIENAGISPGEIDVVIWNGAQHKDYPNWLAGVKVAYEIGAFNSWSFDMEAMCGSMIVGMEVAKSLMMANSDINTVLLVSGYRNVDMINYNHKPTSFMFDVGAGGSAVILKKNARKNVVFSTHSIVDGSFSEDVIVPVFGSKKWPPKREDVENFYFHIYQPDVFKEKLSKVTLSNFYDVIDKALEKSGFTRKDIGYLAILHIKRSAHIEVLKTLKLSENQTTYLENYGHIGQNDQIISIVEGLSSGKIKNGTLIVMVGAGVGWTWNAGVIKWGDYRE, encoded by the coding sequence ATGCACATTGGAATAATAGGATTGGGCGTATACGTTCCGGAGAATTACATGACATATAAAGATATATCGCAGATAACAGGTATACCAGAAAATGTTGTCAGAGATAAAATGGGAATTGTAAAAAAGCCGATTCCTTCGCAAAAAGATACCACAAGCTTTATGGGAATAATGGCTGCAAAAGAAGCTATTGAAAATGCAGGGATTTCCCCTGGAGAGATAGATGTTGTTATATGGAATGGGGCGCAACACAAAGATTATCCTAACTGGCTTGCAGGAGTTAAAGTTGCTTACGAGATAGGCGCATTTAATTCGTGGAGTTTTGATATGGAAGCGATGTGTGGTTCTATGATTGTGGGAATGGAAGTGGCGAAATCTTTAATGATGGCTAATTCTGATATAAATACAGTTTTACTGGTTAGCGGATATAGAAACGTTGATATGATCAATTATAATCATAAACCAACTTCTTTTATGTTTGATGTGGGAGCCGGGGGTTCTGCTGTTATCTTGAAAAAAAATGCCAGAAAGAATGTAGTTTTTTCAACTCATTCAATTGTTGATGGTAGCTTTTCAGAAGATGTTATTGTACCGGTGTTTGGTTCTAAAAAGTGGCCTCCAAAACGTGAAGATGTTGAAAACTTTTATTTTCACATTTACCAGCCCGATGTTTTTAAAGAAAAACTTTCGAAAGTGACTCTTAGTAATTTTTATGATGTGATTGATAAAGCTCTTGAAAAAAGTGGTTTTACACGTAAAGACATAGGATATCTTGCTATTTTGCATATTAAAAGGTCTGCACATATAGAAGTTTTGAAAACGCTTAAGCTGTCAGAAAACCAAACAACTTACCTGGAAAACTACGGTCACATTGGGCAAAATGATCAAATAATTTCCATTGTGGAAGGTTTAAGCTCTGGAAAAATAAAAAATGGAACTCTTATAGTAATGGTAGGTGCAGGTGTTGGCTGGACGTGGAATGCAGGAGTAATAAAATGGGGTGATTATAGAGAATGA